A genomic region of Fusarium oxysporum Fo47 chromosome VI, complete sequence contains the following coding sequences:
- a CDS encoding DHHC palmitoyltransferase-domain-containing protein, producing the protein MPEPSTSKRRSTRWIARGLPLLMLALVAYATYDIIVYCCVQDFMQKRGKTAVGVVLIALYSILLLLMVAAYIRCYVTVQFNPGFVPWTAEREALEQERNQRASNGADVEIRSWAPRDDEPDSPGLESFYSKDIFVCELDGFPKWCSDCRNWKPDRAHHSTEYDYCVYKMDHVCPWMGGIISETSFNFFIQFCFYCACFCIIIISTNGYLTSLRLQEAKSIDARLIVALALGGLFGLFSITMTVTALRFAFQNITNVDMYKKNQIFRLAVRIPTDTPPNDRFNTITYPLERPGEGPRAPDAAHTSGMTQANGAASARASAMAARDQQARRTFAILQAEPGENPWHLGYLQNFKSVMGDSIIEWFLPIRHSPCSRHDSMVSDYKFGPLVEELKRRYGLEGSDPEKRAAAMTSN; encoded by the exons ATGCCAGAACCCTCAACCAGCAAACGCCGTTCCACGCGATGGATCGCGCGCGGGCTTCCTCTGCTGATGCTGGCACTCGTGGCTTACGCGACCTACGATATCATTGTCTACTGCTGCG TCCAGGATTTCATGCAAAAAAGGGGCAAGACGGCAGTCGGCGTTGTTCTAATTGCATTGTATtctatcctcctccttctcatggTCGCAGCCTACATACGATGCTACGTAACGGTTCAATTCAACCCTGGCTTTGTGCCATGGACAGCCGAAAGGGAAGCCCTCGAGCAGGAGCGTAATCAACGAGCGAGCAACGGAGCCGACGTCGAGATACGATCTTGGGCCCCTCGAGACGACGAACCCGACAGCCCCGGTCTTGAGTCGTTCTACAGCAAAGATATCTTTGTTTGCGAACTCGATGGTTTCCCTAAGTGGTGCTCCGATTGCAGAAACTGGAAGCCTGACCGGGCGCATCATTCTACCGAGTATGATTATTGCGTGTACAAGATGGACCATGTCTGTCCCTGGATGGGCGGCATCATCTCGGAAACTT cctttaacttttttatacAATTTTGCTTCTACTGTGCTTGCTTTTGCATAATCATTATTTCCACCAATGGCTACCTTACCAGCCTACGCCTACAAGAAGCCAAAAGTATTGACGCGCGACTCATTGTTGCTCTGGCACTTGGTGGTCTTTTCGGCTTGTTTTCCATAACCATGACAGTCACGGCTTTAAGATTTGCTTTTCAAAACATCACCAATGTCGATATGTACAAGAAGAACCAGATCTTTCGACTGGCAGTTCGGATTCCGACAGACACCCCACCGAATGATCgattcaacaccatcacTTACCCACTGGAAAGACCCGGAGAGGGTCCTAGGGCTCCAGATGCAGCTCACACCAGTGGAATGACACAAGCGAATGGCGCTGCGTCCGCACGAGCAAGCGCAATGGCGGCTAGAGACCAACAAGCTAGGCGGACATTCGCCATCCTCCAGGCAGAACCTGGAGAGAACCCATGGCACTTGGGTTACCTGCAAAACTTCAAATCAGTCATGGGAGACTCGATCATCGAGTGGTTTCTACCCATCCGCCACTCGCCCTGTAGCCGCCATGATAGCATGGTGAGCGACTACAAGTTTGGGCCACTGGTGGAGGAATTGAAAAGACGGTATGGGCTTGAGGGGAGCGACCCCGAGAAGAGGGCAGCGGCTATGACTTCGAATTAG
- a CDS encoding S-adenosyl-L-methionine-dependent methyltransferase, translated as MTDVVSENQAYFGKIATEYDQRNADAIVQLERGIQERIPFISVKQDARLLDYACGTGMLSRVLAQHTSEAIGIDLSEEMVGVYNAQAQSQGSSRQAYQGNLADPKDPSPTAFADSKFFGFDVAGVGLGFHHFDKPDLASKQLAERLNPGGVLFIIDFVAHKIDPKDAALRGITHHGFTEDEIKKMFEDAGLTDFAYQELPEPITFKDCHSHDHGHEHGHGHGHNHEHNEDNHSGSGEHVHGHGKKKGSSTTKRIFIARASKP; from the exons ATGACCGACGTCGTGTCCGAAAACCAGGCTTATTTTGG CAAGATCGCCACCGAATATGACCAGCGCAATGCGGATGCGATCGTGCAGCTAGAGCGCGGCATCCAAGAGAGGATTCCATTCATTAGCGTCAAGCAAGATGCCAGGTTGCTGGACTACGCTTGTGGCACCGGCATGCTTTCGAGG GTCTTAGCACAGCATACGAGTGAGGCTATAGGCATTGACTTGTCGGAGGAAATGGTTGGGGTATACAACGCCCAGGCTCAAAGCCAG GGCTCTTCCCGCCAAGCCTATCAAGGCAATCTGGCTGATCCTAAGGACCCCTCCCCTACAGCCTTTGCTGATAGCAAGTTCTTCGGATTCGACGTTGCAGGCGTGGGGCTCGGATTCCACCACTTCGACAAGCCCGATCTAGCATCCAAGCAATTGGCCGAGCGCCTCAACCCAGGCGgtgtcctcttcatcattgacTTTGTTGCCCACAAGATAGACCCCAAGGATGCCGCTCTGCGTGGTATAACACATCATGGGTTTACCGAggacgagatcaagaagatgttTGAGGATGCTGGACTTACAGACTTTGCTTACCAAGAGCTCCCGGAACCCATCACATTCAAGGATTGTCACAGCCACGATCATGGCCACGAACACGgtcatggtcatggtcaTAATCACGAGCACAACGAGGACAATCACAGCGGCAGTGGGGAACATGTTCATGGCCatggaaagaaaaagggcTCATCTACGACTAAGAGGATATTTATTGCCAGAGCGTCCAAACCATAA
- a CDS encoding histidine phosphatase superfamily yields the protein MSTPRVFLIRHGETEWSLDGRHTGLTDIPLTSNGEKRVRATGKALVGPDRLIAPKKIAHIYVSPRKRAQRTFELLNLGLKRPLPWTPHGAPDGTGLQCEAEVEVTDYIREWDYGDYEGITTPEIRKIRAEQGIKGSWDIWKDGCPGGEAPHDVTRRLDQLIEEIRERYHKPAMDKGSDQCGDVLLVAHGHILRAFAMRWAGYALREGPTFLLEAGGVGTLSYEHHRIEEPALLLGGAFVVELDGQD from the exons ATGTCGACTCCGCGTGTCTTTCTTATTCGCCACGGCGAGACAGAATGGTCACTTGATGGTCGCCATACTGGCTTGACTGACATCCCACTCACTTCCAATGGCGAGAAGCGTGTTAGAGCTACAGGAAAGGCTCTTGTTGGGCCGGATCGTCTCATCGCCCCCAAGAAGATTGCTCACAT TTACGTTTCACCACGAAAACGCGCCCAGCGTACATTTGAACTTCTCAACCTCGGGCTGAAACGCCCTCTTCCTTGGACACCTCACGGCGCTCCTGATGGTACTGGCCTTCAATGTGAAGCCGAGGTGGAGGTCACGGACTACATCCGGGAATGGGACTACGGTGACTACGAAGGAATCACAACACCTGAGATTCGTAAGATCAGAGCTGAACAAGGGATCAAAGGGTCTTGGGACATCTGGAAGGATGGATGTCCTGGCGGGGA AGCTCCCCACGATGTAACCAGAAGACTTGACCAATTGATAGAGGAGATTCGTGAGAGATATCACAAGCCAGCCATGGACAAAGGAAGCGATCAATGTGGCGACGTGTTACTTGTTGCCCATGGACACATCTTGCGTGCCTTTGCTATGAGATGGGCTGGCTACGCTTTAAGAGAAGGACCTACTTTCTTATTGGAGGCAGGTGGTGTTGGAACACTCAG CTACGAGCATCATAGAATCGAAGAGCCGGCCCTTCTCCTCGGTGGCGCTTTTGTCGTTGAACTTGACGGACAAGATTAG
- a CDS encoding CRAL-TRIO domain-containing protein: MTAEQEKTVPAAVPAENPATPETPLTKLNARLEDIFSKTLHKEMWGVQLTNIDHVPTKVILQKFLRANNDDPVAAEKQLTQALEWRKKMNPTALVTQTFDKSKFGDLGYVTVHKGENGKETIITWNIYGAVKDNKATFGNVEEFIKWRAAIMELSVQKLKLDQVTEPIAEGGEDPYQMIQVHDYLNVSFFRMDPAVKAASKETISVFSMAYPELLAHKYFVNVPAIMGWMFGAMKLFLAPATLRKFHPMTSGTTLATELKGIVSTLPKEYGGQGASVKEGMSVSLTEAGESAAGETSAEPSPTEVPEQTAAADSTTAEKTVVTRESAPATEKTLTAEPIVAAAAPAPALAAESAPAPIPAPVEAAKAETAEQAVEQAGEKPIEEALEKLSVNPAESEKKDTLATDVEKKETAA; this comes from the exons ATGACTGCCGAACAAGAAAAGACCGTTCCCGCTGCCGTTCCTGCAGAGAACCCTGCAACTCCCGAGACGCCTCTTACCAAGCTCAATGCTCGCCTTGAGGATATTTTCAGCAAGACACTTCACAAGGAGATGTGGGGTGTTCAACTCACCAACATTGATCACGTACCAACAAAGGTCATCCTGCAAAAGTTCCTCCGCGCCAACAATGATGACCCCGTGGCAGCTGAGAAGCAGCTCACTCAGGCCCTTGAGTGGCGCAAGAAGATGAATCCTACCGCACTCGTCACCCAGACTTTCGACAAGAGCAAATTTGGGGACTTGGGCTATGTCACTGTCCACAAGGGAGAGAATGGCAAGGAGACCATCATCACCTGGAACATCTACGGTGCCGTCAAGGACAACAAGGCCACCTTTGGCAATGTAGAGGA GTTTATCAAATGGCGCGCTGCCATCATGGAGCTCAGTGTTCAGAAGCTCAAGCTAGACCAAGTCACGGAGCCCATTGCCGAGGGGGGCGAGGATCCTTACCAGATGATCCAAGTCCACGACTACCTCAATGTCAGTTTCTTCCGCATGGACCCCGCCGTCAAGGCCGCCAGCAAGGAGACTATCTCCGTCTTCTCAATGGCTTACCCTGAGCTGCTCGCGCACAAGTACTTTGTCAATGTTCCCGCCATCATGGGATGGATGTTTGGCGCCATGAAGCTCTTCCTTGCCCCTGCTACCCTCCGCAAGTTCCACCCCATGACCTCTGGCACTACACTGGCCACTGAGCTGAAGGGTATTGTTTCTACTCTGCCCAAGGAGTATGGTGGTCAAGGGGCTAGTGTCAAGGAGGGTATGTCTGTCTCGTTGACTGAGGCTGGTGAGTCTGCGGCGGGTGAGACCAGTGCCGAACCTTCACCTACTGAGGTTCCCGAGCAAACTGCTGCCGCCGACTCTACCACTGCCGAGAAAACTGTCGTCACTCGCGAGTCGGCTCCCGCTACTGAGAAGACACTCACTGCTGAGCCTATTGTGGCCGCCGCAGCTCCTGCTCCCGCTCTTGCTGCAGAGTCTGCCCCAGCCCCAATTCCGGCTCCTGTAGAGGCAGCCAAGGCCGAGACTGCAGAGCAGGCTGTGGAGCAAGCTGGAGAGAAGCCCATCGAAGAGGCCCTGGAGAAGCTGTCCGTCAACCCAGCTGAGtcggagaagaaggatacTCTTGCTACCgacgttgagaagaaggagacgGCTGCCTGA